The Streptomyces luteogriseus genome includes a window with the following:
- a CDS encoding LacI family DNA-binding transcriptional regulator — translation MGHPFPIREIARQAGLSEATVDRVLNGRGGVRESTAREVRQAIADLDRQRTQVRLVGRTFMVDIVMQAPERFTTAIRSALEAELPSLRPAVLRSRFHFRETGPAGELVRILDRIARRGSQGVILKAPDVPEVTAAVGRLEAAGVPVVTLVTDLPASARRAYVGIDDRAAGATAAYLMGQWLGERPGNILTSLSSGFFRNEEEREMGFRSAMRARHPERTLVEIAEGQGLDATQYDLVRAALERDPGIRAVYSIGGGNIATLRAFDDLGRDCAVFVAHDLDHDNTRLLREHRLSAVLHHDLRQDVREACHTVMRAHDALPPAGPTLPSAIQVVTPYNMPPQAAV, via the coding sequence ATGGGCCACCCGTTCCCGATCCGGGAGATCGCACGTCAGGCGGGCCTGAGCGAGGCGACCGTCGACCGGGTGCTGAACGGCAGGGGAGGCGTGCGTGAGAGCACCGCACGCGAGGTCCGCCAGGCCATCGCCGACCTCGACCGGCAGCGCACCCAGGTGCGCCTCGTCGGCCGGACCTTCATGGTCGACATCGTGATGCAGGCACCCGAGCGGTTCACCACGGCGATCCGCTCCGCCCTGGAGGCCGAGCTGCCGTCGCTGCGTCCGGCGGTGCTCCGTTCCCGCTTCCACTTCCGCGAGACGGGCCCGGCGGGGGAACTGGTGCGGATCCTGGACCGGATCGCCCGGCGCGGCTCGCAGGGCGTGATCCTCAAGGCCCCGGACGTCCCCGAGGTCACCGCCGCGGTCGGCCGGCTCGAAGCCGCCGGCGTCCCGGTCGTGACGCTGGTGACCGACCTGCCCGCCAGCGCCCGCCGCGCCTACGTCGGCATAGACGACCGGGCGGCGGGTGCGACGGCCGCGTACCTGATGGGCCAGTGGCTGGGGGAGCGCCCGGGCAACATCCTCACCAGCCTCAGCAGCGGCTTCTTCCGCAACGAGGAGGAGCGCGAGATGGGCTTCCGCAGCGCCATGCGCGCCCGGCACCCCGAGCGCACGCTGGTCGAGATCGCCGAGGGGCAGGGGCTGGACGCCACCCAGTACGACCTCGTCCGGGCCGCGCTGGAACGCGACCCCGGCATCCGCGCGGTGTACTCGATCGGCGGCGGCAACATCGCCACGCTGCGCGCCTTCGACGACCTCGGCCGCGACTGCGCGGTGTTCGTCGCGCACGACCTCGACCACGACAACACCCGTCTGCTGCGCGAGCACCGGCTGTCCGCCGTGCTCCACCACGACCTGCGCCAGGACGTGCGCGAGGCCTGCCACACCGTCATGCGCGCCCACGACGCGCTGCCGCCGGCGGGCCCGACCCTGCCGTCGGCGATCCAGGTGGTGACGCCGTACAACATGCCCCCGCAGGCGGCCGTGTGA
- a CDS encoding phytanoyl-CoA dioxygenase family protein has protein sequence MSFTSVHRRAWLSEQDCDLDAFRALVEQATDPADYPHASAVERNVLVYDCGLLEGDRVIQAELVRALADGPGIVVFRGAFPDPEVVDRATEVFEALIAEQRASGAEAGDHFARPGANDRVWNALEKAALYDPEAFADYYANDILALMATAWLGPGYQVTSQLNVVNPGGAAQTAHRDYHLGFLSNEAAAAYPAQVHRLSPVLTLQGAVAHCDMPVESGPTMYLPHSQKYEPGYLAWRLPEFRAYFEAHQVQLPLAKGDAVFFNPALFHAAGTNRSADIRRMANLLQVSSAFGRAMETVDREAVANAVYPALLKRKAEGADQAWLEHVIAASAEGYPFPTNLDSDPPVEGLAPPSQADLMRRALREEWTPEALRAELRAGAERRES, from the coding sequence ATGTCCTTCACTTCCGTCCACCGCCGTGCCTGGCTGTCCGAACAGGACTGCGATCTCGACGCGTTCCGCGCGCTGGTCGAGCAGGCCACCGACCCCGCCGACTATCCGCACGCCAGTGCCGTGGAGCGGAACGTGCTCGTCTACGACTGCGGCCTGCTCGAGGGCGACCGGGTGATCCAGGCCGAGCTGGTGCGGGCGCTCGCCGACGGGCCCGGCATCGTGGTCTTCCGCGGTGCCTTCCCCGACCCGGAGGTCGTGGACCGGGCCACCGAGGTGTTCGAGGCGCTGATCGCCGAGCAGCGCGCCTCGGGTGCCGAGGCCGGTGACCACTTCGCCAGACCGGGCGCCAACGACCGGGTCTGGAACGCGCTGGAGAAGGCGGCCCTCTACGACCCGGAGGCGTTCGCCGACTACTACGCGAACGACATCCTGGCCCTGATGGCGACCGCCTGGCTCGGACCCGGCTACCAGGTGACCTCCCAGCTCAACGTGGTCAACCCGGGCGGCGCCGCCCAGACCGCGCACCGGGACTACCACCTTGGCTTCCTGTCGAACGAGGCCGCCGCCGCCTACCCGGCGCAGGTGCACCGCCTCTCCCCCGTGCTGACGCTCCAGGGCGCGGTCGCACACTGCGACATGCCCGTGGAGTCCGGGCCGACGATGTACCTGCCGCACTCGCAGAAGTACGAGCCGGGCTACCTCGCCTGGCGGCTCCCGGAGTTCCGGGCGTACTTCGAGGCGCACCAGGTGCAGCTGCCGCTCGCCAAGGGCGACGCGGTGTTCTTCAACCCGGCCCTCTTCCACGCGGCCGGCACCAACCGCTCCGCGGACATCCGGCGTATGGCCAACCTGCTGCAGGTGTCGTCCGCGTTCGGGCGTGCCATGGAGACGGTGGACCGGGAGGCGGTGGCCAACGCGGTGTATCCGGCTCTGCTCAAGCGCAAGGCCGAAGGCGCCGACCAGGCGTGGCTGGAGCACGTGATCGCGGCGAGCGCCGAGGGCTACCCCTTCCCCACCAACCTCGACAGCGACCCGCCGGTCGAGGGCCTGGCCCCGCCCTCGCAGGCGGATCTGATGCGGCGCGCGCTGCGCGAGGAATGGACGCCGGAGGCGCTCCGGGCGGAGCTGCGGGCCGGTGCCGAACGGCGAGAGAGCTGA
- a CDS encoding SDR family oxidoreductase yields MGLLDDKVVLVNGGSQGVGAAIARAAVREGAVVAVTGRRPEPGEALVEELTAVGGKALYVRADLSDAEQAKASVARVVQTYGRVDCLVNSAGLTSRGTLLDTTPELFDQHIGINLKGPFFAMQAVVADMVGREAPGTIVNIITSSAHGGQPFLAPYVAAKAGLIGLTRNAAHAHRWDRVRINGLNIGWTATEGEDATQKAFHGAGDDWREEAAAKLPMGKLGQPDEIADFVVFLLSDRSGVVTGSVIDWDQNVLGGLD; encoded by the coding sequence ATGGGACTTCTCGACGACAAGGTCGTCCTGGTCAACGGCGGCAGTCAGGGGGTCGGCGCGGCCATCGCGCGGGCCGCGGTCCGCGAGGGGGCGGTCGTGGCCGTCACCGGGCGGCGCCCGGAACCCGGCGAGGCGCTGGTGGAGGAGCTGACCGCCGTCGGCGGCAAGGCGTTGTACGTCCGGGCCGACCTGTCGGACGCCGAGCAGGCCAAGGCCTCCGTGGCCCGGGTCGTGCAGACGTACGGCCGGGTCGACTGCCTGGTGAACTCCGCCGGCCTGACGTCCCGGGGGACGCTGCTGGACACCACGCCCGAGCTGTTCGACCAGCACATCGGGATCAACCTCAAGGGCCCGTTCTTCGCGATGCAGGCGGTGGTCGCGGACATGGTGGGGCGCGAGGCGCCCGGCACGATCGTCAACATCATCACGTCGTCGGCGCACGGCGGGCAGCCGTTCCTGGCGCCGTACGTCGCCGCCAAGGCCGGGCTGATCGGCCTGACCCGCAACGCCGCGCACGCCCACCGGTGGGACCGGGTCCGGATCAACGGCCTGAACATCGGCTGGACCGCGACGGAGGGCGAGGACGCCACGCAGAAGGCCTTCCACGGGGCGGGGGACGACTGGCGCGAGGAGGCCGCCGCGAAGCTGCCGATGGGCAAGCTGGGGCAGCCGGACGAGATCGCCGACTTCGTGGTCTTCCTGCTGTCGGACCGGTCCGGGGTGGTCACCGGGTCGGTGATCGACTGGGACCAGAACGTCCTCGGTGGACTGGACTGA
- a CDS encoding Gfo/Idh/MocA family protein produces the protein MRIGILGLGRIGAFHAETLSGLDAVDSLVVTDPFADAAKAAAERFGADVVDSPEALLAAGVDGIVVAAATDAHPALILAGVEAGVPVFCEKPVARTMAEGVEVLKAVRGRDVPIQIGYNRRFDAGFVNARAAVQSGELGTLHTVRSTTLDPAPPPAAYIAASGGIFRDCSVHDFDIIRWVTGREVREVYAVGGNRGADFIEEAGDADTTGAILTLDDGTLAVVSNSRHNARGYDVRMEIHGFQDSIAVGLEDKLPLRSVEPGVTFPAGTPHDFFMDRFTDAYRAELTAFTEVVAGTRPSPCTIEDALEAGWIADACTLSLHEHRPVTIEEVRQA, from the coding sequence ATGCGTATCGGAATCCTCGGCCTCGGCCGCATCGGCGCCTTCCACGCCGAGACCCTCTCCGGACTCGACGCCGTCGACTCCCTCGTCGTCACCGACCCGTTCGCGGACGCCGCCAAGGCCGCCGCCGAGCGGTTCGGGGCGGACGTCGTGGACTCGCCGGAGGCGCTGCTGGCCGCCGGAGTGGACGGCATCGTCGTCGCGGCCGCCACGGACGCCCACCCGGCGCTGATCCTGGCCGGTGTCGAGGCCGGTGTCCCCGTCTTCTGCGAGAAGCCCGTCGCCCGGACCATGGCCGAGGGTGTCGAGGTGCTCAAGGCCGTCCGCGGCCGGGACGTGCCGATCCAGATCGGCTACAACCGCCGTTTCGACGCCGGGTTCGTCAACGCCCGGGCCGCCGTGCAGAGCGGTGAGCTCGGCACGCTGCACACGGTCCGCTCGACCACTCTGGACCCGGCGCCCCCGCCGGCCGCGTACATCGCCGCCTCCGGGGGCATCTTCCGCGACTGCTCGGTGCACGACTTCGACATCATCCGCTGGGTGACCGGCCGCGAGGTCAGGGAGGTGTACGCCGTCGGCGGCAACCGGGGCGCCGACTTCATCGAGGAGGCCGGCGACGCCGACACCACCGGCGCGATCCTCACCCTGGACGACGGCACCCTCGCGGTCGTGTCCAACTCCCGCCACAACGCCCGGGGTTACGACGTCCGCATGGAGATCCACGGCTTCCAGGACTCCATCGCCGTCGGCCTGGAGGACAAGCTGCCGCTGCGCTCCGTCGAGCCCGGGGTGACCTTCCCGGCGGGCACGCCGCACGACTTCTTCATGGACCGCTTCACCGACGCCTACCGCGCCGAACTGACCGCGTTCACCGAGGTCGTCGCCGGCACCCGCCCCTCCCCCTGCACGATCGAGGACGCCCTGGAGGCGGGCTGGATCGCCGACGCGTGCACCCTGTCCCTGCACGAGCACCGTCCCGTGACGATCGAGGAGGTACGGCAGGCATGA
- a CDS encoding Gfo/Idh/MocA family protein, with translation MSETGREPLRIGVLGAARITERSLIAPARATGHRLVAVAARDRDRAEAFAAGHGVERVASSYADLIADPEVEVVYNPLANGLHGPWNLAALAAGKHVLSEKPSASNAAEAAEVRQAAERAGTVFMEAFHYLFHPVTRRLHELLASGELGELRHVEAVVAIAAPPDTDPRWSLPLAGGALMDLGCYGLHALRMLAPWAGGAPRLAAARAGERAGAAGVDEWLDADLEYPGGATGSARCHMAHDGLDMGIRIIGSRGEATAPNFVLPQLDDRIVIRTARGERTEHLGPRSSYTYQLEAFAARVRGGAPLPLDADDAVTTMELIDACYLKAGFETRPRTRI, from the coding sequence ATGAGCGAGACGGGCCGGGAACCCCTGCGCATAGGTGTGCTGGGAGCCGCGCGGATCACCGAACGCTCCCTGATCGCCCCGGCCCGGGCGACCGGCCACCGCCTCGTCGCGGTGGCCGCCCGCGACCGCGACCGCGCCGAGGCGTTCGCCGCCGGGCACGGTGTGGAGCGGGTGGCGTCGTCGTACGCCGACCTCATCGCCGACCCCGAGGTCGAGGTCGTCTACAACCCGCTCGCCAACGGCCTGCACGGCCCGTGGAACCTGGCCGCCCTCGCGGCCGGCAAGCACGTGCTGTCGGAGAAGCCGTCGGCGAGCAACGCCGCGGAGGCGGCCGAGGTACGGCAGGCCGCCGAGCGGGCCGGGACGGTCTTCATGGAGGCCTTCCACTACCTCTTCCACCCGGTCACCCGGCGCCTCCACGAGCTGCTGGCCTCGGGCGAACTCGGCGAACTGCGCCATGTCGAGGCCGTGGTCGCCATCGCCGCGCCGCCGGACACCGACCCGCGCTGGTCGCTGCCGCTGGCCGGCGGCGCCCTGATGGACCTCGGCTGCTACGGCCTGCACGCGCTGCGGATGCTCGCCCCCTGGGCGGGCGGCGCCCCGCGCCTGGCCGCGGCCCGGGCCGGAGAGCGCGCGGGCGCGGCCGGGGTCGACGAGTGGCTGGACGCCGATCTGGAGTATCCGGGCGGCGCGACGGGCTCGGCCCGCTGCCACATGGCCCACGACGGCCTGGACATGGGCATCCGGATCATCGGCTCGCGGGGCGAGGCGACGGCCCCGAACTTCGTCCTGCCCCAGTTGGACGACCGCATCGTGATCCGCACCGCGCGGGGCGAACGGACGGAGCACCTCGGCCCCCGCTCGTCGTACACGTACCAGTTGGAGGCGTTCGCCGCCCGGGTGCGCGGCGGTGCGCCGCTGCCGCTGGACGCGGACGACGCGGTGACGACGATGGAGCTGATCGACGCCTGTTACCTGAAGGCCGGCTTCGAGACCCGGCCGCGTACCAGGATCTGA
- a CDS encoding Gfo/Idh/MocA family protein has protein sequence MTERAPLGVAVIGTGRMGADHVRRIHEVTSGARVAAVVDVDAERAKAVAARVDGCTAHTDPAAAMAAPGVDAVLIASPGPAHEAALLAAFEHDLPVLCEKPLTPDAASALRVLEAEQRLGHRRVQVGFMRRYDPEYAKLKALLATGQLGRPLMLHNRHRNVASPPFFTSSMLISDSVAHEADVTRWLLGHEITAVTVLRPTPSASAPDALQDPQFVVFETDGGALSDVEIFVNCGFGYQVQAEVVCERGTARIGDGHALVTNMAGRWGGTIAQDWTERFETAYDQEIQTWVDATRRGEVTGPSTWDGYAAAAVCEAGVRALEDGGRVEVELVERPALYA, from the coding sequence ATGACGGAGCGTGCCCCTCTGGGAGTCGCGGTCATCGGTACCGGAAGGATGGGCGCCGACCATGTGCGCCGCATCCACGAAGTCACCAGCGGAGCACGGGTGGCGGCCGTCGTGGACGTCGACGCGGAGCGCGCGAAGGCCGTCGCCGCCCGTGTCGACGGCTGCACCGCCCACACCGACCCGGCTGCCGCGATGGCTGCGCCCGGCGTGGACGCCGTCCTGATCGCCTCCCCGGGCCCGGCCCACGAGGCCGCCCTCCTCGCCGCCTTCGAGCACGATCTGCCCGTCCTGTGCGAGAAGCCGCTCACCCCCGACGCGGCCTCCGCGCTGCGCGTCCTCGAAGCCGAACAGCGACTCGGCCACCGCCGGGTCCAGGTCGGCTTCATGCGCCGCTACGACCCCGAGTACGCCAAGCTGAAGGCCCTGCTGGCGACGGGTCAGCTGGGCCGTCCGCTCATGCTGCACAACCGGCACCGCAACGTCGCCAGCCCGCCCTTCTTCACCAGCTCCATGCTGATCAGCGACTCCGTCGCCCACGAGGCCGACGTGACCCGCTGGCTGCTCGGCCACGAGATCACCGCCGTCACGGTGCTGCGCCCCACCCCCTCGGCCAGCGCCCCGGACGCTCTGCAGGACCCCCAGTTCGTCGTCTTCGAGACCGACGGCGGTGCCCTCAGCGACGTCGAGATCTTCGTCAACTGCGGGTTCGGCTACCAGGTCCAGGCCGAGGTCGTCTGCGAACGCGGCACCGCCCGCATCGGCGACGGCCACGCCCTGGTCACCAACATGGCCGGCCGCTGGGGCGGCACCATCGCCCAGGACTGGACCGAACGCTTCGAGACGGCCTACGACCAGGAGATCCAGACCTGGGTCGACGCCACCCGCCGCGGTGAGGTCACTGGCCCGAGCACCTGGGACGGCTACGCCGCGGCGGCGGTGTGCGAGGCGGGGGTACGGGCGCTGGAGGACGGCGGCCGGGTCGAGGTCGAACTCGTCGAGAGACCCGCTCTGTACGCGTGA
- a CDS encoding sugar phosphate isomerase/epimerase family protein: protein MAHALDRIRVGSAPDSWGVWFPDDPQQVPWERFLDEVAEAGYSWIELGPYGYLPTDPARLTDEVAKRNLKVSAGTIFCGLHRGPSEWDSTWEQVSNVAALTQAMDAGHLVVIPSFWRDDKTAEILEAPELTTEQWRNLTTGMERLGREVKDKYGLDIVVHPHADTHIDTEAHVERFLDSTDSDAVNLCLDTGHYAYCGGDSVKLIETYGERIGYLHLKQVDPEILADVVKNEVPFGPAVARGVMCEPPAGVPELGPVLTAAQKLGVDLFAIVEQDMYPCEPDKPLPIAVRTRKFLRSCGA from the coding sequence ATGGCCCACGCGCTCGACCGCATCCGGGTCGGCTCCGCCCCCGACTCCTGGGGCGTCTGGTTCCCCGACGACCCCCAGCAGGTGCCCTGGGAACGCTTCCTCGACGAGGTCGCCGAGGCCGGCTACTCCTGGATCGAACTCGGCCCGTACGGCTACCTCCCGACGGACCCGGCCCGGCTCACCGACGAGGTGGCCAAGCGGAACCTGAAGGTCTCCGCCGGCACCATCTTCTGCGGACTGCACCGCGGCCCCTCCGAGTGGGACTCCACCTGGGAGCAGGTCAGCAACGTCGCCGCGCTCACCCAGGCCATGGACGCGGGGCACCTCGTCGTCATCCCGTCCTTCTGGCGCGACGACAAGACCGCGGAGATCCTGGAGGCGCCGGAGCTCACCACCGAGCAGTGGCGCAACCTCACCACGGGCATGGAGCGTCTCGGCCGCGAGGTGAAGGACAAGTACGGCCTGGACATCGTCGTCCACCCGCACGCCGACACCCACATCGACACCGAGGCGCACGTCGAGCGGTTCCTCGACTCGACCGACTCCGACGCCGTCAACCTCTGCCTGGACACCGGGCACTACGCCTACTGCGGCGGCGACAGCGTCAAGCTGATCGAGACCTACGGCGAGCGCATCGGCTATCTGCACCTCAAGCAGGTCGACCCGGAGATCCTCGCCGACGTCGTCAAGAACGAGGTCCCGTTCGGCCCCGCCGTCGCCCGCGGCGTGATGTGCGAACCGCCCGCCGGTGTCCCGGAGCTGGGCCCCGTCCTCACGGCCGCCCAGAAGCTCGGCGTGGACCTCTTCGCCATCGTCGAGCAGGACATGTACCCCTGTGAGCCGGACAAGCCGCTGCCGATCGCGGTGCGCACCCGCAAGTTCCTGAGGTCCTGCGGCGCCTGA